In Nicotiana tabacum cultivar K326 chromosome 2, ASM71507v2, whole genome shotgun sequence, the following proteins share a genomic window:
- the LOC107761817 gene encoding uncharacterized protein LOC107761817, whose product MASLLSPPLTLPQNKLNPEGVLSLATSAIPSIYFQPFLKRRRSHRHCLLMRAKASVERDMLAKDSVGANAIDDKDFGVVSMHHVGILCENLERSLDFYQNILGLEINEARPHDKLPYRGAWLWVGSEMIHLMELPNPDPLTGRPEHGGRDRHTCLAIRDVSKLKAILDKAGIPYTLSRSGRPAIFTRDPDANALEFTQVDA is encoded by the exons ATGGCTTCTTTGCTGAGCCCACCACTCACTCTGCCTCAAAACAAG CTGAATCCCGAAGGTGTCCTATCTTTAGCTACCAGCGCAATACCAAGCATctattttcaaccatttttaaaACGGCGAAGGAGCCACAGGCATTGTTTACTGATGAGAGCTAAAGCGTCGGTGGAAAGGGATATGCTTGCAAAAGATTCTGTAGGTGCCAATGCTATTGATGATAAGG attttggagttgttaGCATGCACCATGTCGGAATCCTATGTGAAAACCTTGAGAGGTCGTTGGACTTTTACCAGAATATTCTTG GACTAGAAATAAATGAGGCAAGACCACATGACAAGCTTCCCTACAGAGGTGCTTGGTTGTGGGTGGGCTCCGAGATGATACATCTAATGGAGCTTCCAAATCCAGATCCCTTAACTGGTCGGCCTGAACATGGCGGCCGAGATCGTCATACTTGCTTAGCAATTCGCGATGTGTCTAAGTTGAAAGCTATTCTTGATAAGGCTG GTATTCCCTACACCCTTAGTCGCTCTGGGAGGCCAGCCATTTTCACTCGAGACCCAGATGCTAATGCACTAGAATTTACTCAAGTTGATGCTTGA
- the LOC107832420 gene encoding U-box domain-containing protein 34 isoform X2, with protein MYIEDMMAKCKEIFIPFKNLCKRKSVETVVLEGDNPATLLLQYVTQAGINALVLGSSSPSYFSRRQKDSGVPSVILKHAPESCDVYVVSSNGLVKNSLSPLLPTETEVHTINQQESNVSYAAMEFNRRASSLPDFTHLNSPAFAHGNSNIHFRSQQRYKQNVEEFTAGPEVVKGGHSSTCSEQSDIQAEMERMRLELQNTIAMYNQTCEHLIHAQNKVQLLSSECLEEARRVNAAQKREESLRKTAAEAKKKHVETEKEVRIARKLLAKEACERQIAELKALQQSLEKQKVVNALMSCDGRYRRLTREEIEVATDFFSESKMIGEGGYGKVYKGNLDHTPVAIKILHPDASQKKEEFLREVEVLSQLHHPNIVLLLGASPENGCLVYEYMENGSLEDYIFQGKNRPLPWFVRFRILFEVAYGLAFLHNSKPEPIVHRDLKPGNILLDKNYVSKIGDVGLAKIMSDIVPESITEYRDSIIAGTLAYMDPEYQRTGTLRPKSDLYAFGIIALQLLAACHPNGLIMKIEKAIDSNSLVNVLDKSVVDWPLIEAEELAKMALQCCKLRCRDRPDLETEVLPLLKKLFEFAEMHVKVEKNLIQAPSQYFCPILQEVMQNPHIAADGFTYEHRAIKAWIDRHNVSPVTKQRLQHKMLTPNHTLRLAIQDWRSHS; from the exons ATGTATATTGAGGATATGATGGCAAAATGTAAAGAGATATTTATCCCATTTAAGAATTTATGCAAAAGAAAAAGT GTTGAAACTGTGGTGCTGGAAGGGGATAATCCTGCAACACTGCTTCTACAATATGTAACACAGGCTGGGATTAATGCTCTAGTGTTGGGCTCTTCCTCTCCCAGTTACTTTTCCAG GAGGCAGAAGGATTCAGGCGTACCATCTGTTATCCTGAAGCATGCTCCTGAGTCTTGTGATGTTTATGTGGTGTCGTCAAATGGGCTTGTGAAAAACTCCTTGAGTCCCCTGTTACCTACTG AGACAGAAGTTCATACTATCAATCAACAAGAATCCAATGTGTCTTATGCCGCCATGGAATTTAATAGAAGAGCATCATCACTTCCAGACTTTACCCACCTGAATTCTCCAGCATTTGCACATGGGAACTCTAATATTCATTTCAGGTCTCAGCAAAGATATAAACAAAATGTAGAAGAATTTACAGCAGGTCCGGAGGTAGTCAAGGGTGGTCATTCTTCCACTTGTTCAGAGCAG TCAGACATTCAGGCTGAAATGGAACGAATGCGCTTAGAATTACAAAATACCATTGCAATGTACAACCAAACGTGTGAACATCTGATCCatgctcaaaacaag GTCCAACTACTTTCTTCTGAATGCCTTGAAGAAGCAAGAAGAGTGAATGCAGCCCAGAAAAGAGAAGAAAGCCTAAGGAAAACAGCTGCTGAAGCAAAGAAGAAGCATGTGGAAACTGAAAAGGAGGTCAGGATAGCAAGAAAGTTGCTCGCCAAAGAGGCTTGTGAGAGGCAGATAGCAGAGTTGAAGGCTCTCCAACAGTctttagaaaaacaaaaggtCGTCAATGCACTGATGTCATGTGATGGAAGGTATAGGAGGCTAACTAGAGAAGAGATTGAGGTGGCTACTGATTTCTTTTCTGAGTCTAAGATGATTGGCGAAGGAGGCTATGGGAAAGTTTACAAAGGCAACCTTGATCATACCCCTGTTGCCATCAAAATTCTTCATCCTGATGCATCACAAAAGAAAGAGGAATTTCTAAGAGAG GTTGAGGTTCTTAGCCAGTTGCATCACCCAAATATTGTTTTACTGCTTGGAGCCTCTCCAGAAAATGGCTGTCTTGTTTATGAGTATATGGAAAATGGAAGCCTGGAAGATTACATTTTCCAAGGAAAAAACAGACCTCTTCCCTGGTTTGTTCGATTCCGGATACTTTTTGAAGTGGCATACGGTCTTGCATTCTTGCACAACTCAAAGCCTGAGCCCATTGTTCATCGAGATCTAAAACCAGGAAACATACTGTTGGACAAAAATTATGTGAGTAAAATTGGAGATGTGGGTTTAGCAAAAATAATGTCAGATATTGTTCCGGAAAGTATTACCGAGTATAGGGACTCCATTATTGCTGGCACTCTTGCTTACATGGATCCGGAGTATCAAAGAACTGGCACCCTGAGACCTAAGTCTGATCTCTATGCTTTTGGAATAATAGCACTTCAACTATTGGCTGCTTGTCATCCTAATGGCCTTATCATGAAAATTGAAAAAGCTATAGATAGTAATTCGCTCGTGAATGTACTTGATAAGTCAGTTGTAGACTGGCCTTTGATTGAAGCAGAGGAGCTAGCTAAAATGGCACTACAATGCTGTAAGCTTAGATGTAGAGATAGACCAGATCTTGAGACTGAAGTTCTTCCACTTCTGAAAAAGCTTTTCGAATTTGCGGAAATGCATGTCAAGGTAGAGAAAAACCTTATCCAGGCACCTAGCCAGTACTTCTGTCCAATCCTTCAG GAAGTAATGCAAAACCCACATATAGCAGCAGATGGCTTTACATATGAGCATAGAGCAATAAAGGCATGGATCGACAGACATAACGTGTCACCTGTGACGAAACAGAGACTGCAGCACAAGATGCTTACCCCAAACCACACATTACGCCTTGCCATACAAGATTGGAGGTCACATTCTTAA
- the LOC107832420 gene encoding U-box domain-containing protein 34 isoform X1: MKVKVDGDGNGAPPSTAAAMVNVAVAVKSAEGKGSQRAVRWAVEKLLPKAHRFFLIHVMPTITAITTPSGESIPVNVLDDNVVEMYIEDMMAKCKEIFIPFKNLCKRKSVETVVLEGDNPATLLLQYVTQAGINALVLGSSSPSYFSRRQKDSGVPSVILKHAPESCDVYVVSSNGLVKNSLSPLLPTETEVHTINQQESNVSYAAMEFNRRASSLPDFTHLNSPAFAHGNSNIHFRSQQRYKQNVEEFTAGPEVVKGGHSSTCSEQSDIQAEMERMRLELQNTIAMYNQTCEHLIHAQNKVQLLSSECLEEARRVNAAQKREESLRKTAAEAKKKHVETEKEVRIARKLLAKEACERQIAELKALQQSLEKQKVVNALMSCDGRYRRLTREEIEVATDFFSESKMIGEGGYGKVYKGNLDHTPVAIKILHPDASQKKEEFLREVEVLSQLHHPNIVLLLGASPENGCLVYEYMENGSLEDYIFQGKNRPLPWFVRFRILFEVAYGLAFLHNSKPEPIVHRDLKPGNILLDKNYVSKIGDVGLAKIMSDIVPESITEYRDSIIAGTLAYMDPEYQRTGTLRPKSDLYAFGIIALQLLAACHPNGLIMKIEKAIDSNSLVNVLDKSVVDWPLIEAEELAKMALQCCKLRCRDRPDLETEVLPLLKKLFEFAEMHVKVEKNLIQAPSQYFCPILQEVMQNPHIAADGFTYEHRAIKAWIDRHNVSPVTKQRLQHKMLTPNHTLRLAIQDWRSHS; this comes from the exons ATGAAAGTGAAAGTCGACGGAGATGGTAACGGTGCTCCACCGTCAACTGCGGCGGCGATGGTCAACGTTGCGGTGGCAGTTAAGAGCGCCGAAGGGAAAGGCAGTCAACGAGCTGTCCGGTGGGCAGTAGAGAAGTTGTTGCCTAAAGCTCATCGCTTTTTCCTCATTCATGTCATGCCTACCATCACCGCTATTACAACTCCCT CAGGAGAGAGTATTCCAGTTAACGTACTTGATGACAATGTGGTGGAAATGTATATTGAGGATATGATGGCAAAATGTAAAGAGATATTTATCCCATTTAAGAATTTATGCAAAAGAAAAAGT GTTGAAACTGTGGTGCTGGAAGGGGATAATCCTGCAACACTGCTTCTACAATATGTAACACAGGCTGGGATTAATGCTCTAGTGTTGGGCTCTTCCTCTCCCAGTTACTTTTCCAG GAGGCAGAAGGATTCAGGCGTACCATCTGTTATCCTGAAGCATGCTCCTGAGTCTTGTGATGTTTATGTGGTGTCGTCAAATGGGCTTGTGAAAAACTCCTTGAGTCCCCTGTTACCTACTG AGACAGAAGTTCATACTATCAATCAACAAGAATCCAATGTGTCTTATGCCGCCATGGAATTTAATAGAAGAGCATCATCACTTCCAGACTTTACCCACCTGAATTCTCCAGCATTTGCACATGGGAACTCTAATATTCATTTCAGGTCTCAGCAAAGATATAAACAAAATGTAGAAGAATTTACAGCAGGTCCGGAGGTAGTCAAGGGTGGTCATTCTTCCACTTGTTCAGAGCAG TCAGACATTCAGGCTGAAATGGAACGAATGCGCTTAGAATTACAAAATACCATTGCAATGTACAACCAAACGTGTGAACATCTGATCCatgctcaaaacaag GTCCAACTACTTTCTTCTGAATGCCTTGAAGAAGCAAGAAGAGTGAATGCAGCCCAGAAAAGAGAAGAAAGCCTAAGGAAAACAGCTGCTGAAGCAAAGAAGAAGCATGTGGAAACTGAAAAGGAGGTCAGGATAGCAAGAAAGTTGCTCGCCAAAGAGGCTTGTGAGAGGCAGATAGCAGAGTTGAAGGCTCTCCAACAGTctttagaaaaacaaaaggtCGTCAATGCACTGATGTCATGTGATGGAAGGTATAGGAGGCTAACTAGAGAAGAGATTGAGGTGGCTACTGATTTCTTTTCTGAGTCTAAGATGATTGGCGAAGGAGGCTATGGGAAAGTTTACAAAGGCAACCTTGATCATACCCCTGTTGCCATCAAAATTCTTCATCCTGATGCATCACAAAAGAAAGAGGAATTTCTAAGAGAG GTTGAGGTTCTTAGCCAGTTGCATCACCCAAATATTGTTTTACTGCTTGGAGCCTCTCCAGAAAATGGCTGTCTTGTTTATGAGTATATGGAAAATGGAAGCCTGGAAGATTACATTTTCCAAGGAAAAAACAGACCTCTTCCCTGGTTTGTTCGATTCCGGATACTTTTTGAAGTGGCATACGGTCTTGCATTCTTGCACAACTCAAAGCCTGAGCCCATTGTTCATCGAGATCTAAAACCAGGAAACATACTGTTGGACAAAAATTATGTGAGTAAAATTGGAGATGTGGGTTTAGCAAAAATAATGTCAGATATTGTTCCGGAAAGTATTACCGAGTATAGGGACTCCATTATTGCTGGCACTCTTGCTTACATGGATCCGGAGTATCAAAGAACTGGCACCCTGAGACCTAAGTCTGATCTCTATGCTTTTGGAATAATAGCACTTCAACTATTGGCTGCTTGTCATCCTAATGGCCTTATCATGAAAATTGAAAAAGCTATAGATAGTAATTCGCTCGTGAATGTACTTGATAAGTCAGTTGTAGACTGGCCTTTGATTGAAGCAGAGGAGCTAGCTAAAATGGCACTACAATGCTGTAAGCTTAGATGTAGAGATAGACCAGATCTTGAGACTGAAGTTCTTCCACTTCTGAAAAAGCTTTTCGAATTTGCGGAAATGCATGTCAAGGTAGAGAAAAACCTTATCCAGGCACCTAGCCAGTACTTCTGTCCAATCCTTCAG GAAGTAATGCAAAACCCACATATAGCAGCAGATGGCTTTACATATGAGCATAGAGCAATAAAGGCATGGATCGACAGACATAACGTGTCACCTGTGACGAAACAGAGACTGCAGCACAAGATGCTTACCCCAAACCACACATTACGCCTTGCCATACAAGATTGGAGGTCACATTCTTAA